Part of the Paenibacillus terrae HPL-003 genome is shown below.
AGATCGAACGGATATTCCTCTACCTCCATTTTGCCTGACTCCAGCTTGGTAAAGTCCAGAATATCGTTAATGACAGCTACAAGCGCATCAGCGCTGCGGCGAATGATATCGGCATATTCCTGCTGATCACTTTGCAGCTCCGTTTCCATCAGCAGGTCAATCATACCAATCACACCGTTCATAGGTGTCCGAATTTCATGGCTCATCATAGCCAGGAACTCCGTTTTGGCATTAGCCGCGATTTCGGCTGCCTCCTTGGCGGCAATCAATTCGCTATTCATCTTTTCCAGCTCATGCGTCTTCTGGTGAAGCAGCATAGACTGTGTCTTCAAGCGTTTGTTGGTCAAATACATCTGCACAAAGCCTTCAATTTTGGACTTGAGGATTTGAGGGATAAATGGCTTCACCATGTAATCAATACCACCCGCTGAATAACCGGCAAACAAATGCTCCGCTTCCTTACTGTTAGCGGAAATGAAGATAATCGGAATATCTTTCGTTTTCTCTCTGGCCTTAATCAGCTTAGCGGTCTCAATTCCATCCATACCCGGCATTTGCACATCGAGGACTACCAGTGCGAATTCATCTTTTAATAGACACCGGAGCGCTTCTTCCCCGGATGTAGCTTTTACCAAATTATATTGTTCACTCTCCAGCACCGCTTCAAGAGCGAGCAGGTTCTCAGGTCTGTCATCTACCAGCAATATATGAATCGGTTCATGAAGCCCCATGGTATCCTCCTAAGCATCTCTATTTAATCTTCCGGTATATTTTTTCTATCCGGTCCAACGGCTCGTAGGAATCACTATAATCGGTAAAATGTATGGATTCCTTGGCCCCCAGCACCAACACGCCAAAATGGCTCAAGCTATCATAAAACAACCCGTGTACATGGTTGCGAAGTTCATCGTTAAAATAAATCATGACATTCCGGCAAAAGATAACGTTGAACTCGTTAAAGGACCGGTCTGTCGCCAAGTTGTGCTCCGCAAAAATAATGTTTTTACGTAAAAAAGGATGGAACATCACTGAATCATACTTGGCTGTATAATATTCGGAGAACGATTGCGTGCCTCCTGACTCCAAATAATTTTTGGTATACAGCTTCATTCGATCAATCCCGTATACGCCTTCCTTCGCCTGTTGTAAAGACAGGTTATTCATATCCGTCGCATAAATACGGGCTTTATCATATAAGCCTTCCTCATGCAGCATGATCGCCATGGAGTATACTTCCTCACCTGTCGAGCAACCTGCATGCCATATTCGAATGTACGGATATGTCCGTAAAATCGGTATTATTTTCTGCCTGAAATTCAGAAACAGCTCTGGATCGCGGAACATCTCGGTCACTGGAATCGAGAGGCTTTGTACCAGTCTGTCGAAGGCGCTGCGATCATGCAGCACCTTCTCCTGAAGCCCTGATACGGTGCTAACATTCTCGGACTGTGCATGATAATAAATACGCCGCTTGATCGAAGGTAGAGCATAGTTACGAAAATCGTAGCCGTACAGCCGATGAATTCCTTCCAGCAACAGCTCAATTTCAATCATTTCCCGCTCCATTTCATTCGATTTCAGCTCAATTGCAGCATTATCCGCCGTATCCTTTGATGTCATAATCTCTCTCCAATTCCTGAATAGGTTTTGCCAGTACCTCTCCAATCATGTGCTGATTTATATTACCCATTTTTTCGGGCTACGAATACAGCCATACCCGCATTAATGACAAGAGCTGTTCGGTTTGAATCGGCTTCTTCACATAATCGGAAGCGCCTGCCTCAATACACTTGGAACGATCATCCTTCATAGCCTTGGCTGTGAGCGCAATCATAGGCAGCTTCTCGAATTGAGGCATCAGCCGGATTCGCCGCATGGCTTCATATCCGTCCATTTCAGGCATCATCATATCCATCAGCACCAGATCAAAATCAGGTGTCTGTTCCAGCATTTCCAGCGCTTCTCTACCATTTTCCGCAAAAGTAACCTCCATGCGGTAGCCTTCCAGCACGCTGGACAGGGCGAATACGTTCCGGATATCATCATCCACCAACAATATTTTTTTACCTTCAAACAATTCTTCCTTGTTATACAGCTTCTGCAAAATTCTACGTTTGTCCTCAGGGAGATTGGCCTCGACACGATGCAGGAACAGGGTCGTTTCATCCAAAAGCCGTTCCGGCGATTTGACATCCTTAATAATAATGGACTCCGCAAACTTGCGCAGTTGCGTTTCTTCTTTACTGTCCAGATCTTTACCCGTATAAATAATAATCGGCAGATCGGCCAGCTGCTCATTGTCCCGAATGCGGTCGAGCAGTTCAAAGCCTGTCATATCGTTCAGCATGAGATCCAGCACCATGCAATCATATCGCTGTATCCCCAGCTCATAAAGCGCTTCTTGCCCGGTCGATACCGCCGTAATGGCAACATCGTCATGGTCAATCAGTTCAATAATGGATTTACGCTGATTCTCATCGTCCTCGACCACGAGAAGGCGTTTCACCATTTTGTCTGTATATGATTTAATATGTGAAAATGCCTTATCCAAACTTTCCTTTGAAGATGGCTTTTTAAGATAGGCAATCGCGCCCATCATCAAGCCTTGCTTCACATCGTCGATAACCGAAATAACATGTACCGGAATATGCCGCGTAGATGAATTTCCTTTCAGCTCACCCAAAATGGACCAACCATCCATAACAGGCAATTGAATATCCAGAATAATGGCGTCCGGCAAATAGGATCTAGCCATGTCCAGCCCATCGTCTCCCTGGAGAGCGATAAGTGCCTTAAAGTCACGGCTACGAGCCATATCGTACAGGATTTTAGCGAATTTAACATCATCCTCTATGATCAGTAATACCTTATCCTTCGAGGCAATATCATTCCGGTCGTCGCCCGGGTGCACGATGTCCTCCGATTTTTCCTTCGAAGGCATCTGATACATAGGCAACTGCTCAGCGGGAACAAGCATAGGAGAATCCGATTCTGCCGATGCTGCGACGCCACCAATGTCCAGTTCCGCGCCCGATTGCGACTCCGCACCCTCTGTTATCTGCGTTTGTTCAGGGAGATACAGCGTGAAGCAACTGCCCTGTCCCTGCTCAGATTCTACAGTAATGACGCCGCCCAGCAATCTGGAAAGCTCGCGGCTGATCGACAAGCCAAGTCCAGTTCCGCCGTATTTACGGCTGGTTGTTCCATCTACCTGCTGGAAGGCCTCGAAAATCAGATCCGTTTTATCCGAAGCAATGCCGATGCCCGTATCACGTATAGACAAGGCCAGATAGGATTTATGCGGATTTAGAAAGCCGGGAAGTTGGTCACCGGTTGCCCTTGATACACTAAAACGAACAGATCCCTCTGTCGTAAACTTGAATGCATTGGACAGTAAATTCCGTAAAATTTGTTTGAGACGATAACCGTCACTTATAATAGCTTCCGGCAAGTTTTCTTTGATCTCGGTATGGAGTTGAAGCTCACGTTTGGCTGCGACCGGAGCAAAATTTTGCTCCACAAACATCTCCAGCTCTTTCAGATTGACGGCTTCATGGTTAATATCCATTTTCCCGGCGTCCACTTTGGATAAATCCAGAATTTCATCAATCATTTTCAGTAAATCTGCGCCTGACATATAAATGGTCTGTGCATATTCTACCTGCTTGGGCTTGAGGTTGCCGTCCTTGTTCTCAGACAGGAGCTGAGAAAGAATGAGCAAGCTATTCAGCGGAGTACGCAGTTCATGCGACATGTTGGCCAAAAACTCGGATTTGTATTTGCTGGTGATGCCCAACTGCATCGCCTGTTGCTCCAACTGGGCACGCGCACGTTCGATCTCGTCGTTCTTTTCTTCCACTTCCCGAACCTGCTCTTCCAGCGCTCTCGTTTTGGCAATCAGCTCGGTGTTAAAATGCTCCAGTTCCTCCTGCTGACGCTGTAACAGCTCTTCAGAACGTTTAAGTTCCTCCGTCTGCCCCTCCAAATTTTCGTTGGAACGCTTGAGTTCCTCTTGCTGGGTTTGAAGCTCTTCGGACTGGCACTGCAATTCCTCAGTCAACGCCTGCGATTCGCGCAGCAGTTGCTCTACCCGCATCCGTCCCTTGATGTTGTTCAAAATAATCCCCAAGCTCTCCACTAATTGAGCAAGCAGCTTCGTTTCCAGATCACTAAAGCGATCCAGCGACGCTATTTCCACAGCACCGATGCATTCATCCTCGAACAGTATAGGAAAAATCATAATCCCCACTGGCTTACTTGCCCCTAATGCGGAGCCGATGGACAAGTATCCGTCAGGAGCCTCCGTAATCAGGATTGGTTTACGATCCAGAACACTTTGTCCAAGCAAGCCTTCGCCCACATGGATAACGTCCCTGATCGAATCTTCACCAGCCTCCTTCGCATAGGAGCCGTACAGCTTAAATTGATCATCTTCCACTTCCTTGCCTTGCAAATAAATCGCTCCGTAGCTGCCTCCCAAAATGGGCGTAAACTCACTGATAAACATCTGTGCGACCTGGTCCAGCGAATTCACGCCTCGGAACAGTTCTGTTACCCGTGCCGTGTTGGCATTGAGCCAAGCTTGATCCTTCTGCGTCTGAAGGACGGAGTGCTCAAACTTGCGCTTTTCCTCCAGATCTCTAGCCATTTGTTGAAATACGCGGGCAACCTCCCCAATCTCGTCCTTGGAAGCTACGTTCATTCGGCTTATCGCCCTGTATTTTCCTTTGCCAAAGCCGTTGATCATGAGGTTAACGATGTTCAGACCTTTTGCAATACTTGGAAGCACCCACAAGATAACCAATAACCCCATAAGCAGCCCGGCGACCATCAAAATTGTGGTAATCTGCACGGATTCCTGATAAGCCTGATTGGCTTGCTCCATATCGTGATCTATTTCCCGATCCTGAAAAACGGAAAGTGTAGAAACACTGTCCAGTGCCTCCTGCTGAGCAGGTAACCCCGTACTATTACGGAAAGCATTCGCTTCTTCAATACGGTCTTGCCCCAACAAGGAAATCAGCCTTTGTTCATAGCTCAAAAAGTCTTTCCAGGCGGCTACTACCCGATCCACTTGCTGTTGCTCCTCACTGGTGCCGGAACCAGATTCCAATTCCTCCAGCACCTTAGTTCCAGAAGCAGTAATACCATCAAGCTCACGCTTGGCCTCACTGACAGAGGACCCCGGATTCAGTATCAGATTGGCCATAACCTTCGCCAGATCATTCACCTGACCGCGAATGGCCGTTGTTTTTCGGACCTTCATATAGCGGTCCTGGTAAACCTGATTCAGTTGCTCATTCAGACTCCCCATTCGATCATAGCTGATTAGTGTCAGCACAAGGAGGATCGCCATAAGCGACCCGAAGCCGATCAGCAGTTTATTTCTGATTTTCATGCAAGCTCTCTCCCTCTTTCAATGAAACCCAGATCAGACACTTATCATCATCGCGATCCTGTGGTGCTTCTTTACGAAAAAAAGCATCCAGCATCGCTTCTTCATTCCATTCCTCATGCTTGCGCAGACACGCAGTCAAATACTCCAGTTGTTCCTCATATTCTCCCTCTACGGCCTCCAGCAAGCCATCGGTATACAAAGCGATATGCCCCGTTCCTTCATAATGGATCGTGTGCATTTCCGCATCGATTTTATCAAACAAACCTACCGGACTACACGCACGATCAAATTTGGTGATGCTGCCGTCCTGACTAAACAGCAGCCCGGGTGGATGTCCCGCATTCACATAATCAATCCGCCGAGAACGGGTATCAATGACCATATAGATCGCTGTAAAATAATACTGCACGAGCTGCTTGCCCAGATCCAGTTGATTAAAGCGACGATTCAGCTCCTGAATCACCTTTTCAGGCTCTACGTACGTGGTCACGGTATCTTTGAGTACAGATGCAATGAACATGCAGAACAGTGAAGAAGAGATGCCATGACCCATCATATCCAGCAAAATGATCGCATATCTACCTTCCCCGAGCGGATACCAGGAATACAAATCTCCCGCCAGTTCAAAGGAAGGCTGATACAGGGCATTTACTTGCAGCACCGGGTCTTGAATGGCAGGACTAAGCACCGCCTGCTGTACCATCGCGGCCAGCTTTAGTTCGTCCTGAATCCGCTGGTCCCGGTCTTTATGCCAGTCCTTTTCCTGTTTGAGACGCAAGGCGAGCCGTATTCTGGCCATTAATTCTACCTTATTAATAGGCTTGGTGACGTAATCGACAGCCCCTACGTCCAGTGCCTCTGCCAGTTTCTTGGAATCGCCTACAGCAGTCACCATGATGATGGGTATATCTTTCAGATGTTCGTATTCCTGCACGATGCTGCAAGCTTCGATACCATCCATTTCAGGCATCATCATATCCAGCAAAACCAAATCAATATCGGAAGGTCGGGGTCGCAGACTGATGGTACGGTCGCCGATCCCCAGATGCTCCAACATTTCTGCGGCTGAGCTGGCAGAGATGACATCCCTATAATTTTCTTTCTTTAATATTTCACGAATAATAATGACATTGGTCGGATTATCGTCAACAATTAGGATTCTCATTTCTCTCTCCTTATCTGTAACCCATGTATTATAGCGCCTCTATAAGAAGGCATTCCAAAAACATAGATAAGGAATGAGGTCCTCGCCCCATTCCTTATCTATGTTTTTGGAGGAACCGCGAAGCACCTGTACGGCGGTCAACATCCTCTTTTCAGCTCTAATGCCAGTCTATTTTCCTACTCAACCAGCGTTATCAAGCTTTTTTGGCAATGACCAGAACTTTGCCCTGATCCAGCTCTTTTTCGTAAAAATCAGCTTCCGTATCTGTAAACCCCAAGGAAGTAATTTTAGCGCGAAGCTCGTCGCCACGGGAACGGAACAGATTGGCTAGTGAATCAAAAACGCCCTCTTCCTTAATCCCGATTTCCTTGGCATCCACCGTATCTGCAATACGATCCGTCCGATCCTGATCATGAGCGAGCACGAACACATTCTCATAACGATAGCCCGTGTTGCGCAATTCATTCACCGCTTCGACGGCTTGTACACCGTTCTCTACCACTTTGGCATAAGATTTATGATGGGTCTGATTCATGTTTCTCACGCTCCTTATTAGGATTGACTTCTCTGACTATTACACGCTGTACATTCATTTGAAACTTCCATGTTATGTCATGCTCTTAACATTAAAGATATTACCATTCGGCTTCGTCAAAAAACTCGACATATTTCGGCTTATCGGACGCCTCATCCATAAAAACTTTGATTGCACGCTGTCCACGAATGTAAACCTCGCCGTCCTCTGCCGTAAATTGCGAGCCACCCAGCGCCTTATCCAGCGTTTGCCGTTTTAGCGGCAGCCACTGGTCATTGACCTTGATCCGTCCAGCAGCGGGATCTACATGCACATAAGAAACAATATCACCTCGCATACCGACCACGACGTCAGGATATTGATATTCCGTTGAAAGCAGCAGCGTATCCTCCTTCACTCGAAGGGGCTTGCCCAGTTTTTTCAATACATCCGCACGCGTATCGTCCAAAGATATACCGTTTAGCGTATGAAAATCAGCCGGTACGGCATTTTTGGCGGGAATCGTCTGCACAGCTCTTACTACATGCCCCGCCGTATGCGGGGAAACGGCTGGCTGAACCGTATCCTGTCCGGAAAAGGGAGTGAGCAAACCAGCAGCTAGCAATAAAATCTTCATCATAAATCTCACCCTTTCAATGAATTTCCTATAGTTTACGGTTCAGTCGCTAGGCTACTGACGCATTTTCTGCCACACCCCGGCAGCGATATCTATATAACCCAACCAATTTTTGGTCGGCTTTGCTGCAGGCTCCTCGTAGGTCGCATTGTAGCTATGAACCGTCCGTTTCGTTGAAGTTTGTGGCTTGTTCGACGCAGCTGACTTCATCGCGGTTTCCGTATCGATCTTTTTATCCACTGTATGATGCGGCTTCTGAAACCGGGTGATTAATGCCGCTGAAGCCTGCTTCGCAGCCAAAGTGACTTCGTTAAGCACCTCGCCCAAGTTTTTAACCGATTCCATCACAGGCTCCACCTGCTTCAATTTATGATCAACATCAGCGGTAATATCATTGGCATGCCGAACCGTTTGCTTTACTTCATAGCTCAGTTCATCTACCGTTTTTTGTACATCCTGGAGAGTCTGAGTTACCTTTTCCAGAGAGCCTTGGGCTGCTTTAAGTGTTTTAATGAGGAAAATAACGAGAACTGCAAATGCGATAGCAATAATAAAAATACTGACCTGTGTTAACATGGCCTAACCTCTCTTTCGTTTTCACGATGATGTTTATGATTACTGCATAGTTACCCCTTACGTTCAGACGCGAAACAACGTTTCAGCTTGCTTCCCCCCACTCCTGACGCTATGTTTCACGGTTTCGGACACGGTTTAAAACAACATATAACGATGGCACAGCCATGAAGATTCAAAAGATTCAGCCGTCATTCGCAGCCACGCTCTGCCGAGCGTGAGTATGCCACATTATATACGATTGAAGGAGGATGCAGAACATGTTGAAATGGTCCGCTTTATTTTTAGTTTTTGCCGTGATCGCCGGGATTTTAGGTTTCTTTAGTATCGTTGTATCCATAGCTGCTACAATCGCCAAAATGTTGTTTGTGTTATTTCTGGTGTTGTTCGTCATTTCACTCTTTACCGGAAGAAAACGAGCGTCATAAGTGTAATAGAAGAAGTCTGAGATATGTGTTGTGAAGATACATCATTTTCATAGCTTTAAAAATAGGATGTTCCCGCCCCGGTCACAGGGTTGTGGAACATCCTATTTTTGATGCGGAACTTTTTAAGGTTAATGACGCTTTTATTGAATCACGCTACCCCCGAACAGGAAACGATCCTGCCACGGCTTGCTGAAATCCGTAACTTTCACACCGCCACCCGCTACAGAAAACGTATGAAGAAGCTTGTTGTCTCCCAGATATACGGCTACGTGTGTAATCGTTTGGGAGGAATTGTCCAAGGACGTATATGCCCCGGAAGACGCATTATAATTGGTAAAGAAGAGCAGATCGCCACGTTTCAGCGTGGTCATGTCTGTGTTTGGCTGACTATTCTGCTTGATCCATTCACCCTGTGAACGGGAATCCGCTGGAAGCTGAATACCCACAGCCTGACGGAAAATTTGACGGATAAATGCCGAGCAATCAAAAGTAGCCG
Proteins encoded:
- a CDS encoding CheR family methyltransferase; amino-acid sequence: MTSKDTADNAAIELKSNEMEREMIEIELLLEGIHRLYGYDFRNYALPSIKRRIYYHAQSENVSTVSGLQEKVLHDRSAFDRLVQSLSIPVTEMFRDPELFLNFRQKIIPILRTYPYIRIWHAGCSTGEEVYSMAIMLHEEGLYDKARIYATDMNNLSLQQAKEGVYGIDRMKLYTKNYLESGGTQSFSEYYTAKYDSVMFHPFLRKNIIFAEHNLATDRSFNEFNVIFCRNVMIYFNDELRNHVHGLFYDSLSHFGVLVLGAKESIHFTDYSDSYEPLDRIEKIYRKIK
- a CDS encoding response regulator, with the protein product MKIRNKLLIGFGSLMAILLVLTLISYDRMGSLNEQLNQVYQDRYMKVRKTTAIRGQVNDLAKVMANLILNPGSSVSEAKRELDGITASGTKVLEELESGSGTSEEQQQVDRVVAAWKDFLSYEQRLISLLGQDRIEEANAFRNSTGLPAQQEALDSVSTLSVFQDREIDHDMEQANQAYQESVQITTILMVAGLLMGLLVILWVLPSIAKGLNIVNLMINGFGKGKYRAISRMNVASKDEIGEVARVFQQMARDLEEKRKFEHSVLQTQKDQAWLNANTARVTELFRGVNSLDQVAQMFISEFTPILGGSYGAIYLQGKEVEDDQFKLYGSYAKEAGEDSIRDVIHVGEGLLGQSVLDRKPILITEAPDGYLSIGSALGASKPVGIMIFPILFEDECIGAVEIASLDRFSDLETKLLAQLVESLGIILNNIKGRMRVEQLLRESQALTEELQCQSEELQTQQEELKRSNENLEGQTEELKRSEELLQRQQEELEHFNTELIAKTRALEEQVREVEEKNDEIERARAQLEQQAMQLGITSKYKSEFLANMSHELRTPLNSLLILSQLLSENKDGNLKPKQVEYAQTIYMSGADLLKMIDEILDLSKVDAGKMDINHEAVNLKELEMFVEQNFAPVAAKRELQLHTEIKENLPEAIISDGYRLKQILRNLLSNAFKFTTEGSVRFSVSRATGDQLPGFLNPHKSYLALSIRDTGIGIASDKTDLIFEAFQQVDGTTSRKYGGTGLGLSISRELSRLLGGVITVESEQGQGSCFTLYLPEQTQITEGAESQSGAELDIGGVAASAESDSPMLVPAEQLPMYQMPSKEKSEDIVHPGDDRNDIASKDKVLLIIEDDVKFAKILYDMARSRDFKALIALQGDDGLDMARSYLPDAIILDIQLPVMDGWSILGELKGNSSTRHIPVHVISVIDDVKQGLMMGAIAYLKKPSSKESLDKAFSHIKSYTDKMVKRLLVVEDDENQRKSIIELIDHDDVAITAVSTGQEALYELGIQRYDCMVLDLMLNDMTGFELLDRIRDNEQLADLPIIIYTGKDLDSKEETQLRKFAESIIIKDVKSPERLLDETTLFLHRVEANLPEDKRRILQKLYNKEELFEGKKILLVDDDIRNVFALSSVLEGYRMEVTFAENGREALEMLEQTPDFDLVLMDMMMPEMDGYEAMRRIRLMPQFEKLPMIALTAKAMKDDRSKCIEAGASDYVKKPIQTEQLLSLMRVWLYS
- a CDS encoding PP2C family protein-serine/threonine phosphatase, translating into MRILIVDDNPTNVIIIREILKKENYRDVISASSAAEMLEHLGIGDRTISLRPRPSDIDLVLLDMMMPEMDGIEACSIVQEYEHLKDIPIIMVTAVGDSKKLAEALDVGAVDYVTKPINKVELMARIRLALRLKQEKDWHKDRDQRIQDELKLAAMVQQAVLSPAIQDPVLQVNALYQPSFELAGDLYSWYPLGEGRYAIILLDMMGHGISSSLFCMFIASVLKDTVTTYVEPEKVIQELNRRFNQLDLGKQLVQYYFTAIYMVIDTRSRRIDYVNAGHPPGLLFSQDGSITKFDRACSPVGLFDKIDAEMHTIHYEGTGHIALYTDGLLEAVEGEYEEQLEYLTACLRKHEEWNEEAMLDAFFRKEAPQDRDDDKCLIWVSLKEGESLHENQK
- a CDS encoding general stress protein, which encodes MNQTHHKSYAKVVENGVQAVEAVNELRNTGYRYENVFVLAHDQDRTDRIADTVDAKEIGIKEEGVFDSLANLFRSRGDELRAKITSLGFTDTEADFYEKELDQGKVLVIAKKA
- a CDS encoding DUF948 domain-containing protein; translation: MLTQVSIFIIAIAFAVLVIFLIKTLKAAQGSLEKVTQTLQDVQKTVDELSYEVKQTVRHANDITADVDHKLKQVEPVMESVKNLGEVLNEVTLAAKQASAALITRFQKPHHTVDKKIDTETAMKSAASNKPQTSTKRTVHSYNATYEEPAAKPTKNWLGYIDIAAGVWQKMRQ
- a CDS encoding DUF1328 family protein: MLKWSALFLVFAVIAGILGFFSIVVSIAATIAKMLFVLFLVLFVISLFTGRKRAS